The Bradyrhizobium sp. CCGB01 genome segment CCGCTCGGCTCCGTGACGAACTCCGGCACCGCGCGCTTGTTGCGGTCGGCTTCCGCCTGCACGCTCGTCTCCTGCGTCAGGGCCTCGCGCGGCGGCGTCGTCGACACCACCAGCGCGTGGTGCTTGGTGACGAAGCCGCCCTGGCCGTAAAGCAGGCCGAGCTTCGCGCCCTCACGCAGGCGCCGCACCATCGCGCAGGCCGCATGCGTCATGTAGGTGTTGAGCGGCGCGCCGAAGAAGGTGAGGCCGCCGGTGACGGTCGGCTGCACGTCGGCGGAAAGGCCCAGCGTGCGCCGTGCCATCTTGGGCACGCAGGGGAAGCAGCTGTAGAGCTCGATCGCGTCGAACTTCCTGCCGTCGCCGCCGGCGAGGTCCATCACCGCTTTCAGCACCGCGTTCTGCGGGTGGCTCTCGTAAAACTGGTCGCGCAGGAGATAGTCGCGCGGCTCCTCCGCCGAGGCGCCGCCGAGCAGATAAACCAGCTTGTCCTCCGCGATGCCGAGCGCGCGCGCCTTGGCGAGGCTGGTCAGCAGCAGCGCGCCGCCCATGTTGACGCTGGGATTGGCGACCATGAGCTTGTTGTAGGGCCACGCGATCAGCCGGTTGTCCGCGGTCGGCGTCGTGATCTCGTCCGGCGCATAGCGCCGGCTCAGCCAGGCGTTGGGATTTTGGGCGGCGGCTTGCGAATAGCGCGACCACAGCGTGCCTGACTCCGCCATCGCTTCGCGTGGCGTCTGGCCCCAATGCGCGGAGGAGGCGGCCTCGTAGAAGGGATAAACGGTCACAGGGCGGAACACGCCGAGCTTCACGGCAAGCGGCTTCTGGAACGCCGCACCGCG includes the following:
- a CDS encoding acetyl-CoA acetyltransferase; this translates as MTTVSPDRIPVIVGIGEIVDRPKEITAGLEPLDLLEQALRRAEADAGAKLLGEVQSLDVVNFLSWRYRDPEKLLAQRLGIAPAHCYYGPVGGESPIRYIHEAAKRIARGECTVAAICGAEAQSTATKAERAGAKLPWTPFAHDVEEPKRGAAFQKPLAVKLGVFRPVTVYPFYEAASSAHWGQTPREAMAESGTLWSRYSQAAAQNPNAWLSRRYAPDEITTPTADNRLIAWPYNKLMVANPSVNMGGALLLTSLAKARALGIAEDKLVYLLGGASAEEPRDYLLRDQFYESHPQNAVLKAVMDLAGGDGRKFDAIELYSCFPCVPKMARRTLGLSADVQPTVTGGLTFFGAPLNTYMTHAACAMVRRLREGAKLGLLYGQGGFVTKHHALVVSTTPPREALTQETSVQAEADRNKRAVPEFVTEPSGKAKVESFTVLYGRGGDVEHGVVMLRTEDDRRTLARIAASDTATLAHLLNMDKTPVGSLGEVKMAADGVPEWRVA